The Osmia bicornis bicornis chromosome 9, iOsmBic2.1, whole genome shotgun sequence genome has a segment encoding these proteins:
- the LOC114875090 gene encoding complexin isoform X2 has protein sequence MDILGAVGGEGGDEDDKEKEEEAERERQEAIREAEERRKEKHRKMEEEREKMRQEIRDKYNIKKREEVQEMTQEEPNPLMRKKKTPEELAAEAEAEDEDEITKLKNVLDTHIQEIKAQVLEGKCELQ, from the exons GAGCCGTAGGTGGCGAAGGCGGAGACGAAGATGACAAGGAGAAGGAAGAGGAAGCCGAGAGGGAAAGGCAAGAAGCGATCAGGGAGGCCGAGGAACGAAGGAAGGAGAAGCACCGTAAAATGGAAGAGGAGCGAGAGAAGATGCGACAAGAAATCAGGGACAAG TATAACATAAAGAAGCGAGAAGAGGTACAGGAAATGACCCAAGAAGAGCCTAACCCTTTGATGCGCAAGAAGAAGACGCCAGAGGAGTTGGCTGCGGAAGCTGAAGCGGAAGACGAGGACGAGATTACAA AACTCAAGAACGTGTTAGACACGCATATACAAGAGATCAAAGCGCAAGTACTGGAAGGTAAATGCGAGCTCCAATAA